From Rutidosis leptorrhynchoides isolate AG116_Rl617_1_P2 chromosome 3, CSIRO_AGI_Rlap_v1, whole genome shotgun sequence, a single genomic window includes:
- the LOC139900151 gene encoding ethylene-responsive transcription factor ERF011-like: MDGTVGDAGAEKLDRRCSCSSTGKRKNDQRKYKGIRMRKWGKWVAEIREPNKRSRIWLGSYSTPVAAARAYDTAVYYLRGPSARLNFPELLASDGGPDELSAAFIRKKATEVGVRVDAENTHAPPGSEGKACWFEEKPDLNKIPQPEPDSEYSDGNDNSLISKESSN; this comes from the coding sequence ATGGATGGAACAGTAGGTGACGCCGGCGCCGAAAAATTAGACCGGCGATGCAGTTGTTCGTCAACCGGAAAAAGAAAAAACGATCAACGAAAGTATAAAGGAATTCGTATGCGAAAGTGGGGTAAGTGGGTTGCCGAAATTAGGGAACCCAATAAACGGTCCAGAATTTGGCTCGGATCCTACTCGACTCCGGTCGCTGCTGCAAGAGCTTACGATACGGCTGTCTATTATCTTCGCGGGCCGTCTGCTCGGCTTAACTTCCCGGAATTATTGGCGTCCGACGGTGGACCGGATGAGTTATCGGCGGCGTTTATTCGGAAGAAAGCGACGGAAGTCGGAGTGAGGGTGGATGCGGAAAATACCCATGCACCACCCGGTTCTGAAGGGAAAGCTTGCTGGTTTGAAGAGAAACCCGACTTGAATAAGATACCCCAACCCGAACCCGATTCTGAATATTCGGATGGAAATGATAATTCATTAATTAGTAAAGAAAGTAGTAATTAG